The following are encoded together in the Campylobacter devanensis genome:
- a CDS encoding MFS transporter — translation MQKFGRKKVFLYASLIGCLGTGFAMFSLMSGLFYLFCFATFLLGFFTALNQFYRFLANEALNLATQNDKNRATAFVVAGGIMGGILGPNLANIGTLIFDTPFVGSFLFALLLCAINFAITLPLTLTSPNTKKQSQKVPLLTCLKEPNFILATLACAFGFAFMTLIMNAAPLAMSEYKFSYDEAKSVLVWHFIAMYAPSLFLAFFMKNLSPFRLILLGILFYLIAVLVALFSVSFWGF, via the coding sequence ATGCAAAAATTTGGTAGAAAAAAGGTATTTTTATATGCTTCTTTGATTGGTTGTTTGGGCACTGGTTTTGCTATGTTTTCACTAATGTCTGGGCTATTTTATCTATTTTGTTTTGCGACTTTTTTGCTCGGATTTTTTACTGCGCTCAATCAATTTTATAGATTTTTAGCTAATGAAGCTCTAAATTTAGCTACGCAAAATGACAAAAACAGAGCTACAGCCTTTGTCGTAGCAGGCGGGATAATGGGTGGTATTTTAGGACCAAATTTGGCAAACATCGGCACTTTGATATTTGATACACCTTTTGTTGGCTCATTTTTATTTGCGCTTTTGCTTTGTGCTATCAATTTTGCTATTACTCTGCCATTAACGCTTACTTCACCAAATACTAAAAAACAATCTCAAAAAGTCCCTTTACTAACTTGCTTAAAAGAGCCAAATTTTATTCTTGCTACGCTAGCTTGCGCTTTTGGATTTGCATTTATGACGCTCATTATGAACGCAGCGCCGCTTGCGATGAGTGAATATAAATTTAGCTATGACGAAGCTAAAAGTGTGCTTGTGTGGCACTTCATAGCTATGTATGCACCAAGCTTATTTTTAGCGTTTTTTATGAAAAATTTAAGTCCGTTTAGGCTTATTTTACTTGGGATTTTATTTTATTTGATTGCTGTTTTGGTAGCACTTTTTAGCGTGAGTTTTTGGGGATTTTGA
- a CDS encoding CHC2 zinc finger domain-containing protein: protein MIEPSSIENLKAIIDISDVISSYIPLKKSGGNFVCVCPFHNDKNPSMSISPSKGIFHCFACKAGGDAIKFIMDYEKLANMYNFTLTYTKEQNSHKIDKKVLENLNLHYKSLLYKNQEALNYLYNRSINDAMIEIWELGWASENQNTLN from the coding sequence ATGATAGAACCAAGTAGTATAGAAAATTTAAAAGCCATAATAGATATAAGTGATGTCATAAGTAGCTACATACCGCTGAAAAAATCAGGTGGAAACTTTGTGTGCGTATGTCCATTTCACAACGATAAAAACCCATCAATGAGCATAAGCCCTAGTAAAGGAATATTTCACTGTTTTGCTTGTAAAGCAGGTGGTGATGCTATCAAATTTATAATGGACTATGAAAAACTTGCAAATATGTATAACTTTACCCTGACTTATACGAAAGAACAAAATAGCCATAAAATAGATAAAAAAGTACTTGAAAATCTAAATTTACACTACAAAAGCCTACTTTACAAAAATCAGGAGGCACTAAACTATCTATATAATCGCAGTATAAATGACGCTATGATAGAGATCTGGGAGCTGGGCTGGGCTAGTGAGAATCAAAACACGCTAAATTGA
- the accB gene encoding acetyl-CoA carboxylase biotin carboxyl carrier protein, which produces MTRDEIKELMSFFDETNINKIKIKDGDFVIELEKHEPCEQIAPAPACPTIPAPAPINVVVNEKTVTTSTATDTLNAPMVGTFYIAPSPGAPSFVKVGQTVKKGDTIGIIEAMKIMNEIEAEFDCRITKALIADGQPVEFGMALFEVEKL; this is translated from the coding sequence ATGACAAGAGATGAGATTAAAGAGCTTATGAGCTTTTTTGATGAGACAAACATTAATAAAATTAAGATAAAAGATGGTGATTTCGTAATCGAGCTAGAAAAACATGAGCCATGCGAGCAAATAGCCCCAGCTCCAGCTTGCCCTACAATCCCAGCTCCAGCCCCAATCAATGTAGTAGTAAATGAAAAAACAGTAACTACTTCAACAGCAACTGATACATTAAACGCACCGATGGTAGGGACATTTTATATAGCTCCAAGTCCAGGCGCTCCAAGCTTTGTTAAGGTAGGTCAAACAGTGAAAAAAGGCGACACTATAGGCATTATAGAAGCGATGAAAATTATGAATGAGATTGAAGCTGAGTTTGATTGTAGAATTACAAAAGCCCTAATCGCAGATGGCCAACCGGTGGAATTTGGTATGGCGTTATTTGAGGTTGAAAAACTATGA
- a CDS encoding acetyl-CoA carboxylase biotin carboxylase subunit, translating into MREIKRILIANRGEIALRALRTIQEMGKEAVVVHSTADKDALYVKYADASICIGGARSSESYLHIPAIITACEISEADAIFPGYGFLSENQNFVEICEKHNIKFIGPSVEAMALMSDKSKAKQMMMRAGIPVVPGSDGAIKDMEMAKKLASEIGYPVIIKAAAGGGGRGMRVVEKEEDLEKSFWSAESEAMSAFGDGTMYMEKYISNPRHIEVQVLGDEYGNVIHVGERDCSMQRRHQKLIEESPAVILDDETRAQLHQTAVNAAKAIGYTGAGTFEFLYDQRDNKFYFIEMNTRLQVEHCVSEMCSGLDLIEWMIRISQGERLPEQKDIKLSGHSIECRITAEDPKSFTPNPGKITKYVAPGGRNVRMDSHVYEGYSVPPYYDSMIGKLIVHDIDRNRAIAKMKVALDELIIQGIKTTKDFHINMMNNDDFINNLYDTNYLAKH; encoded by the coding sequence ATGAGAGAGATTAAAAGAATCCTAATAGCAAATCGTGGTGAAATAGCTCTTAGAGCACTTAGAACTATCCAAGAGATGGGTAAAGAAGCAGTTGTAGTGCATTCTACAGCTGATAAAGATGCTCTTTATGTTAAATACGCTGATGCTAGTATCTGTATAGGTGGTGCTAGAAGTAGTGAGAGCTATCTACATATCCCAGCTATTATCACAGCTTGCGAGATTAGCGAAGCTGATGCGATATTTCCAGGTTATGGATTTTTGAGCGAAAATCAAAATTTCGTAGAAATTTGCGAAAAGCACAATATCAAATTTATAGGCCCAAGCGTAGAGGCTATGGCTTTAATGAGTGATAAAAGCAAAGCCAAACAGATGATGATGAGAGCGGGAATTCCAGTTGTACCAGGTAGTGATGGCGCTATCAAAGATATGGAAATGGCTAAAAAATTAGCTAGTGAAATTGGCTATCCAGTGATTATAAAAGCAGCCGCAGGTGGCGGTGGCCGTGGTATGAGAGTGGTAGAGAAAGAAGAGGATTTAGAAAAGAGCTTTTGGTCAGCTGAAAGCGAGGCTATGAGTGCCTTTGGTGATGGGACAATGTATATGGAAAAATATATCTCAAATCCACGCCACATAGAGGTTCAAGTCCTAGGCGATGAGTATGGCAATGTAATCCATGTAGGTGAAAGAGATTGCTCAATGCAACGCCGCCACCAAAAATTAATAGAAGAGAGCCCAGCAGTAATTTTAGATGATGAAACTAGGGCCCAACTCCACCAAACAGCCGTAAATGCTGCTAAAGCCATAGGATATACGGGTGCTGGGACTTTTGAGTTTTTATACGATCAAAGGGATAATAAATTTTATTTTATTGAGATGAATACAAGACTCCAAGTTGAGCATTGTGTAAGTGAGATGTGTAGCGGATTAGACTTGATAGAGTGGATGATACGAATCTCACAAGGCGAGAGATTGCCAGAGCAAAAAGATATCAAATTAAGTGGCCACTCAATAGAGTGTAGAATCACAGCCGAAGACCCAAAAAGCTTCACTCCAAATCCAGGTAAAATCACAAAATATGTCGCCCCAGGCGGTAGAAATGTCAGAATGGATAGCCATGTTTATGAGGGTTATAGCGTTCCGCCGTATTATGATAGCATGATAGGCAAATTAATCGTCCATGATATAGATAGAAATAGAGCTATTGCCAAGATGAAAGTCGCACTTGATGAGCTAATCATACAAGGGATTAAAACAACCAAAGATTTTCATATAAATATGATGAATAATGATGATTTTATCAATAATTTATATGATACAAACTATTTAGCAAAGCATTAA
- a CDS encoding PhoX family protein has translation MERRNFLKVSSAVLAYAGFFSPSSVLASEKKPLIGFKQIAPSTSDSVIVPKGYEAKKLISWGDALFSKATPFDESKTINKAAIANANLVFGDNTDGMAWFGLDEDRAILAVNNEYMNPEIMFNHNGKNMSLDDVKYEQNSVGVSIFEIARNSDGDYSVVLDSPYNRRITANTKMEIQGPARANKLMKTKADKSGSKVYGTINNCASGKTPWGTYLTCEENFDGYFGSSDENYAFNPAQKRYGLSVKGENYEWKLDERFDIAKNENEPNRFGWVVEIDPYNPNSTPIKRTALGRFKHENAEVVIAKNGEVVVYMGDDEVNEFIYKFVSKAKYNPNKPNKDILNEGTLYVAKLKDTGDFKGVGEWVALEYGKNGLDEKNGFHNQGDVLINARLAASIVGATPMDRPEWIAADSDGKYLYVTLTNNTKRTEVSESNPRANNIYGHILRWSPKGGNHADSGFKWDIFLLAGNPLKYPNDLRKGTSNINTENMFNSPDGLKFDKFGRLWIQTDGKYSNKGDYEGMGNNQMLCANPITGEVRRFLTGPVACEITGIAFNEDYTTMFVGIQHPGENLANSHYPNGGNSTPRSTIVQIRKKDGGVIGS, from the coding sequence ATGGAAAGAAGAAATTTTCTGAAAGTTTCTAGCGCTGTTTTGGCTTATGCGGGGTTTTTTTCGCCTTCTAGTGTGTTAGCTAGTGAGAAAAAACCTTTAATAGGATTTAAACAAATCGCCCCTAGCACAAGCGATAGCGTCATAGTCCCAAAAGGTTATGAGGCTAAAAAGTTAATTAGTTGGGGCGATGCGCTCTTTAGCAAGGCAACGCCTTTTGATGAGAGTAAAACTATCAATAAAGCAGCCATAGCAAATGCGAATTTGGTATTTGGCGATAATACCGATGGTATGGCGTGGTTTGGCCTTGATGAAGATAGAGCGATTTTAGCTGTTAATAATGAGTATATGAATCCAGAAATAATGTTTAATCACAATGGCAAAAATATGAGCTTAGATGATGTTAAATATGAGCAAAATTCCGTTGGAGTAAGTATATTTGAGATAGCTAGAAATAGCGATGGAGATTATAGTGTTGTGCTAGACTCGCCATACAATCGCAGAATCACAGCCAATACCAAAATGGAGATCCAAGGCCCAGCTAGAGCTAATAAGCTTATGAAAACAAAAGCCGATAAGAGCGGTAGTAAAGTATATGGAACTATAAATAACTGCGCTAGTGGCAAAACGCCATGGGGGACATATCTTACTTGTGAAGAGAATTTCGATGGCTACTTTGGGTCTAGTGATGAGAATTACGCATTTAATCCAGCGCAAAAACGCTATGGCCTTAGCGTAAAAGGCGAGAATTATGAGTGGAAATTAGACGAGAGATTTGATATTGCTAAAAACGAAAATGAGCCAAATCGCTTTGGTTGGGTAGTAGAGATAGATCCATATAATCCAAACTCAACCCCAATCAAACGCACCGCCCTAGGTAGATTTAAACACGAAAATGCTGAAGTAGTAATAGCCAAAAACGGTGAAGTAGTGGTATATATGGGCGATGATGAGGTTAATGAGTTTATATATAAATTTGTTAGCAAAGCCAAATACAATCCAAATAAACCAAATAAAGATATCTTAAATGAAGGCACTCTATATGTAGCCAAACTAAAAGATACCGGCGATTTCAAAGGCGTAGGCGAGTGGGTGGCCTTAGAATATGGCAAAAATGGTTTAGATGAGAAAAATGGCTTTCACAATCAAGGCGATGTCTTGATAAATGCTAGATTAGCAGCTAGCATAGTTGGTGCTACACCTATGGATAGACCTGAGTGGATAGCAGCAGACTCAGATGGAAAATACCTATATGTAACCCTAACCAACAACACCAAAAGAACAGAAGTGAGCGAGTCAAACCCAAGAGCCAATAATATCTATGGCCACATCCTAAGATGGTCCCCAAAAGGCGGTAATCACGCTGATAGTGGCTTTAAATGGGATATATTTTTACTTGCGGGAAATCCTTTAAAATATCCAAATGATTTAAGAAAAGGAACTAGCAATATCAATACAGAAAATATGTTTAATAGCCCAGATGGATTGAAATTTGACAAATTTGGCAGACTTTGGATACAAACTGATGGTAAATACTCAAATAAAGGCGATTATGAAGGGATGGGAAATAACCAAATGCTATGCGCCAATCCTATCACCGGCGAGGTTAGAAGATTTTTGACTGGGCCTGTGGCTTGTGAGATTACGGGAATTGCCTTTAATGAAGATTATACAACTATGTTTGTAGGAATCCAACACCCAGGCGAAAATCTAGCAAATAGCCACTATCCAAATGGCGGCAACTCAACTCCACGAAGCACAATAGTCCAAATCCGTAAAAAAGATGGCGGCGTAATTGGCTCATAA
- the bioD gene encoding dethiobiotin synthase → MSKKIFILGTGTDVGKSYISALIVKKMREFGLNIGYFKPVSSGNLVGDDGDIIPLDVKFVREFSKIELSYSQMSEYNFLKPYSPHLSAINEKKQVNLDKILAKFKILDEICDFLVIEGAGGAICPFRYDGAKLMLLDIVKAINSSVIIVSDAALGAINQVGLTSFYLNQNGINIKGVILNNFDENCPICVDNKKMIKELFSLEILSCVKRDELSLEINKNDILNIFN, encoded by the coding sequence ATGAGTAAAAAAATATTTATTTTAGGTACTGGAACTGATGTAGGTAAAAGCTATATAAGCGCCTTAATAGTCAAAAAAATGCGTGAATTTGGATTAAATATAGGATATTTCAAGCCTGTTTCGAGTGGGAATTTGGTAGGTGATGATGGGGATATAATCCCACTTGATGTGAAGTTTGTGCGTGAGTTTTCTAAGATTGAGCTTAGCTACTCTCAAATGAGTGAGTATAACTTTCTTAAGCCTTATTCTCCACACCTATCAGCTATAAATGAGAAAAAGCAAGTAAATTTAGATAAAATTCTAGCTAAATTTAAAATCCTAGATGAGATTTGTGATTTCTTGGTGATTGAGGGTGCTGGCGGAGCGATCTGCCCTTTTAGATATGATGGAGCAAAATTAATGCTACTTGATATAGTAAAGGCTATAAACTCAAGCGTTATAATAGTCTCAGACGCAGCCCTAGGAGCGATAAATCAAGTGGGATTAACTAGCTTTTATCTAAACCAAAATGGGATTAACATAAAGGGGGTAATATTAAATAATTTTGATGAGAATTGCCCAATTTGCGTTGATAATAAAAAGATGATAAAAGAGCTTTTTAGCTTAGAAATTCTCTCTTGTGTTAAAAGAGATGAGCTAAGCTTAGAAATCAATAAAAATGATATTTTAAATATATTTAATTAA
- the bioA gene encoding adenosylmethionine--8-amino-7-oxononanoate transaminase, whose product MLLDIAKMDLELIWHPCSQMYDYKELPPIVIKRGKGVKIYDENDKEYIDIISSWWCNLLGHSNEYINQAITNQLNNIEHVIFANFTHEGAVRLASRLRQILPPKLDKFNFSDNGSSAVESALKMAFQYQHQVGNTHKNKFICLSNAYHGETIGALSVGALDLYAKIYEPMLLKAIRIKAPDMYRSEFEGDSDEIARKYFEHYVVPIFEKYGKESVALIVEPILQAAAGMMIYPPLYLKKLRQICDEYGVLLIADEIATGFGRTGRMFACEHANISPDIITLSKGLTGGYMPMSVVATTNEIYNAFYAPYSQGKAFMHSHTYSGNPLGCAAANAVLDIFESQNILNSAQQNAIYLNNEINSALNSHKNVGQIRSIGLINAIELVEQKDSKKAFNKDLRIGYQIYKKALKNGLILRPLGDVIYFNPPLNIQKDEMDEAIKRCVKSIDEILGGF is encoded by the coding sequence ATGCTTTTGGATATAGCAAAGATGGATTTGGAGCTAATCTGGCATCCGTGTTCGCAAATGTATGATTATAAGGAACTACCACCGATTGTGATAAAGCGTGGTAAGGGGGTAAAAATCTATGATGAAAATGATAAAGAGTATATAGATATTATCAGCTCTTGGTGGTGTAATCTACTAGGCCACTCAAATGAGTATATCAATCAAGCTATCACAAATCAGCTTAACAATATAGAGCATGTGATATTTGCCAATTTCACTCACGAAGGCGCTGTGAGATTGGCTAGTAGATTAAGGCAAATTCTCCCACCTAAGCTAGATAAATTCAACTTTTCAGATAATGGTAGCTCGGCTGTGGAGAGTGCGCTTAAAATGGCGTTTCAATATCAGCACCAAGTAGGCAACACACATAAGAATAAATTTATCTGCCTTAGCAATGCTTATCACGGCGAAACTATCGGTGCTTTGAGCGTTGGGGCGCTTGATTTGTATGCTAAAATTTATGAGCCGATGCTCTTAAAAGCCATCCGCATAAAAGCCCCTGATATGTATAGAAGCGAATTTGAAGGTGATAGCGATGAGATAGCTAGAAAATATTTTGAGCATTATGTGGTGCCGATTTTTGAAAAATATGGCAAAGAGAGTGTGGCCTTGATAGTTGAGCCTATACTTCAAGCTGCAGCTGGGATGATGATATATCCGCCTTTGTATCTTAAAAAGCTACGCCAAATTTGCGATGAGTATGGGGTATTACTAATAGCTGATGAGATAGCTACTGGATTTGGGCGGACTGGGCGGATGTTTGCTTGTGAGCACGCAAATATCAGCCCTGATATCATAACACTCTCAAAGGGTCTAACTGGCGGATATATGCCTATGTCTGTCGTGGCTACGACTAATGAAATTTACAACGCCTTTTACGCCCCATACTCGCAAGGTAAGGCCTTTATGCACTCTCATACTTATAGCGGAAATCCACTTGGGTGCGCTGCAGCGAATGCGGTTTTGGATATATTTGAGAGTCAAAATATCTTAAATTCAGCTCAACAAAACGCAATTTATCTAAATAATGAGATAAACTCCGCTCTAAACTCGCATAAAAATGTAGGTCAAATTCGCTCCATCGGACTCATAAACGCAATAGAGCTAGTAGAGCAAAAAGATAGTAAAAAAGCCTTTAATAAAGATCTAAGAATCGGATATCAAATTTACAAAAAAGCTCTAAAAAATGGTCTTATATTAAGGCCACTTGGCGATGTGATATACTTCAATCCGCCGCTAAATATCCAAAAAGATGAGATGGATGAAGCGATAAAAAGGTGCGTAAAAAGCATTGATGAGATTCTTGGGGGATTTTAG
- a CDS encoding methyltransferase domain-containing protein, producing the protein MKFKSAKFYDLYAKPQIYAANALIQSLKDYRQNFKDIYEIGAGSGVLTRLIIDNLSYENLILNDLYESEFMSKFRTQIGDISNLQIQNRQDLIISSSVFQWINALENLANRLKFSLKSGGILAFSIFIDGTLRELSSFTNQGLEYKNLAQLKAIFGKKFEILTIKEQEIKLKFSNLKELLTHLKHTGVNNIKGEFKLTKSSYKALNSHFNDDFSLSYKFAILILKN; encoded by the coding sequence TTGAAATTTAAAAGTGCGAAATTTTATGACCTTTATGCCAAACCGCAGATTTATGCGGCGAATGCTTTGATACAATCTCTTAAAGATTATAGGCAAAATTTCAAAGATATCTATGAAATTGGCGCTGGAAGCGGAGTTTTGACAAGGTTGATTATAGATAATTTGAGCTATGAAAATTTGATTTTAAATGACCTTTATGAGAGTGAATTTATGAGTAAATTCCGCACTCAAATAGGGGATATTTCAAATTTACAAATTCAAAATAGACAAGATCTAATCATCTCAAGCTCTGTTTTTCAATGGATTAATGCCCTTGAAAATTTGGCTAATAGGCTCAAATTTAGCTTAAAAAGTGGCGGAATTTTGGCTTTTAGTATATTTATTGATGGGACTTTAAGGGAGCTTTCTAGCTTTACAAATCAAGGATTGGAGTATAAAAATTTAGCCCAGTTAAAAGCGATTTTTGGTAAAAAATTTGAAATTCTCACAATAAAAGAGCAAGAAATAAAGCTAAAATTTAGCAATTTAAAAGAGCTTTTAACTCACCTTAAACATACTGGAGTTAATAATATTAAAGGCGAATTTAAGCTTACAAAAAGCTCTTATAAAGCCTTAAATTCGCACTTTAATGATGATTTTAGCCTAAGTTATAAATTCGCAATTTTAATCTTAAAAAACTAA
- a CDS encoding pimeloyl-ACP methyl esterase BioG family protein — MKMDLIKDSKKLIVLFLGYGFDKSSISHLELGDYGLLVVSDYSDLGFDKEILIDKDIYLIAWSMGVWAANLALKNTPLKVAIAINGTPFGIDEKYGIKKDIFYKSISKFDFEGFKRLCFLGINEQKLKDFTFNQNAKIELINLYKNAILPCENAISWDRAYVSKRDLVFDNRAVLEYFKDKARIINAPHFAFFNFKSFGEIVEI, encoded by the coding sequence ATGAAAATGGATCTCATTAAAGATAGCAAAAAGCTTATTGTGTTATTTTTAGGTTATGGATTTGATAAAAGTAGTATTAGCCACTTGGAGCTTGGGGATTATGGGCTTTTGGTGGTTAGTGATTATAGTGATTTGGGCTTTGATAAGGAAATTTTAATAGATAAAGATATATATTTAATAGCGTGGTCAATGGGCGTTTGGGCTGCGAATTTGGCGCTGAAAAACACCCCCTTAAAGGTCGCAATCGCCATAAATGGCACCCCTTTTGGAATAGATGAAAAATATGGGATTAAAAAAGATATCTTTTATAAAAGTATAAGCAAGTTTGATTTTGAGGGCTTTAAAAGGCTCTGTTTTTTAGGCATTAATGAGCAAAAATTAAAAGATTTTACATTTAATCAAAATGCCAAAATCGAGCTTATAAATCTTTATAAAAACGCTATTTTGCCCTGTGAGAACGCTATTTCGTGGGATAGGGCTTATGTGAGTAAGCGTGATTTGGTCTTTGATAATAGGGCGGTTTTAGAATATTTTAAGGATAAAGCTAGGATTATAAACGCTCCGCATTTTGCATTTTTTAATTTTAAAAGCTTTGGAGAGATAGTTGAAATTTAA